AGCCGTGCTGACAGAGACGGCAGCAGGTGCCATCACAGGCTGTTGGATGAGGAATGTGGGTTTTTCGTCTGGTAGAGATTCTGCTCCGGGAGACACCGGTGCACCTTGGGCCTCCGGTGGTAGGCTGGCAAGCTGACCGGCCAAAGTTGAAAGCTGGTTCAGCGGGTTGTCCAATGCCATGTCTTGCTCCTCCCTGGAGCCACTTCCAATTACTCCACTAACTTGTGCATCCTTTCCTAGACCATTATAGGCCTCCTGATGGAGGTGGGCGTGGGGAGGGAGATCATGAGAGAAGTCACCCAGGTGGTGCTGCTCTGAGCTGGGCTTTTGCAACACCATGGATGGCGGGCTGAGGTTGATGAGCAGCCGGCGGCCATAACCAAGTGAGTTTCCTCTCTTCTGCAAAACACTGAGCATCTTTCGGTGAGAGAGAGCGGAGCGTGCACCCTTCATGGGGAGGAGTTTGTGTCTTCGACGCCGGTGATGTGAAAGGTTACTGCGATCGCTGCAGCGGAAGGAGCAGAGCTCACACTTGTAAGGCTTCTCGCCTGTGTGAGAACGCATGTGTGCCTCCAGGTGGCGCTCGTACGCTGAAGCGAATGGACACAGGTGACATCTATGGGGTTTTTCACCTGGAGGAGGAGATGGAGAACATCTTATGATCTTAGTAAGCTGAAGAAATGAACAAAGAGTATAAATAAGCTTTAAGATCAGTTTTCAGTCTTACCTGTGTGGATGCGAATGTGTTCAATCAGACGTGCAGTGCCTCTGGTGGCATAGTTGCAATAGCGGCACTTGAGTTTACCATCGTATGTTCTCTCAAAGCCATCCACCAACATCCCTGAACTATCTTCTAAGGAGATGTCCACTGCAGGGTGCTCTAGGCCATTCTGACCAAGTTCTGTaaggtaaatataataataaaataaacagaatataaataatattaaaggtgcactaagcaatatttgaaaaaagcTTTTGACCACAGCGTCGGACCAAGATTCACTCAttgccaatcagcagtaagggacGTTTCTAGTAATAATAGGGAGTAGGGAGAAGAGAGCACTCAGTAAGAGCACAGGACAGATATTAGCAGATCAACTAGAGatagtaggtaaaaaaaaaaatgtatattaaaaaggAGGAAAATTTTGGatgaacaaaacattaaaaagaagagcaAAAGGTAGGACCCACGCAAATATTGAAGCAGCTTTCCAGTGGAAAGCTGACAGGGGAGTTCTTCTTGATAGGTGAGTTACGTTGATTTTGCTTTTTCACACAACTGACCTGTGTTGGCTTTTGCTTGAATATCGCAGATTCAGCCATCGTCGCTTCCAGGGTTGTGAACGTACGTGTGGGGCGGAGTTATCAAAATAGAGGCGAGATCCTGTTGGGGTATGGCCGTGTTTGTTTTGCTGCTTTCAGATATCAACATCATTTGGCAAAAATcccttagtgcacctttaatatGTGGGACACTTTAATATATGATGAATCAGCAGGCTCTGTTCATTAATAtggtacttaaaaataaaaaaataaaaacatttgaagtaTAAATCCCATGTTCTTAAAACTAATAAACGTTAAACTATTGTGTAATAAGAATATATTATTcaatcaaaaattattatttaacatatagtCCTCAACTTCTCAACTCAAAACATACAATAATATCATTTTGACCAATATGATGATTCTGTTAAAGtgattacttttatttgtatctatttatttttgattagctTACTAaagcaaacacaaataaatgaactCAGATTTTTAAAATTTAGAATTTTTGAATCTGCAACACTGTTATCCATTCTAGCATAGTTTTCCATTTGATTTTGAGCAAATAGTTAAAAATAAGATCTGGAAATATTTATAAAGAccacatattatttataaaaacgtGCTTTACtactaaatcataaaaaaataaaaataaataaaaattcattcagacacattttatacatttttagacCAGTCTAAAACAACACACAGGATGGTTCTCTTAAGCAATACCTCCTTGGAGATCATCACTGTCTTTGGCTCCGATGACAGAACCAGATATCATGTTGACATGTTGGGTCTGCTGGCTCAGGTACTCCTGAAAGTCCTTCACAAAATCTAGTGGTTCTGGCTTCTCCTCGCCCATTGAAAGATCTACACCGTCGTCCTCTGCGGTCTTAAACGTGACCAAACAGACTGTAAATAAGATCGAAACAAAATCATATAAAAGCAACTGAAATACAACATACTTAATGAAATGCTTGTAGCATCAAACAACAGCAAAATCAAATTTACAATCAATCCTTAAAGTGTGAATACAGTCGATTCTTCTACAATGACATGCATCCACAAACCAAAGTGTACCGTGGAACTTCTGACGGTTGTAACATTAATCAGTTGTATTAGTCTGGCTGTTATCCAGTTGACAAGGTGACAAGCGTTGCTAAGACAGCGAGTGAACGTCGAGGTTGCTAAACATTCCCAAACATTGCGCCATCATTAAAACAACGGTTAACAACAGTTACCTTTTCAAGGGGGTCTGAGAATTTAAACTCACACTCGGCTGTCCGGATGTACTGACTGACGACCCGTTCTTTAACGAGATATTAGAAAAATCAGACTGGAAAAAGCTGCATAGTGATGCTGGGCAGCTAAAGTCAgcgagtttaaaaaaaaaagattttaaacgAGCTTTACATTTGACCGACAGTTGGATCGACGTATTTGAAACATATTCTGTGTGTCATTTAAGACTGTGTCATTTGTTAGCAGAGAGTCAAAACCCGAGTTCGGTGAGTGAAAATAAAGCTCCGAGACATCAAAACAAAAGAAACCGTAGGGGTGAAAGTTCAACCAAGATAGTGCGCCACTGAAATGATTCCGACTTCGTTGCGATGTATAAACATTTAGTTCCTGCGTGTCACTGTCAGGGTACACACACAGTGCAAACCTGACTTATAAAATTGAGGTATCTTAGTTAATACAGTATCCTAATATAAGCGAATATAGGAGTGAACTATACATAATTTCCATATTTTGATTCGGGATTTGAGATGTTGTCTTTTTGTCATGTCTCTAAGTGTTATATGTAGGATATCATTGTTAAAGTTgtcaaatcaaataatgttttctttgaaatattatttcagttggcaccactgatctataatatagaacaatatataatatatataataaaatatagatttatagatatagatcagtggttggcACTCGTTTTAAGTGATTTCCCAACGCTCTAAATATCACTTTCCATCCTCTTAGTcttttgtaatttataaaataaaaaaaaagagaagagaagaaaagaaaaaaagcaattttctGATGTAATCCTTCAGGAAAGGACATTATTTTAGTGGGAAACAACAgcacaaatatatgtttttacaaTAGAGTTTAACTTGACGTTTTGTGGTTTTAATTAGTTCTGTAATGTttgataaaattacaaaaatcagTGTGATATAAAAATTTCAAAAGATACATATCAAATTTTAATACGCTCACTGTTAGTCCCCATTTAGCAGTGACTAACTAGCTCTGTAATTCCATCCTGTTGATTTTCTTGTCATTCCATAAATAATTTAGTTAACATTTCTGAAAGTTTTGCGTGacattttaaatggtttcttAAAATTACAACTTATACTCAGCTCATATTCATTGACATAACAGTATAACTGCATAACAGCAATGatccaattattttaaaaaccttttagtATTTTGCATCAAGTACATTGATAATTCATCACCTTTTACCAGATTAGCTAAATACATGGATAATTTCCATATTCAAATGTCATGAACAATTTGATGAGTACTTGAGCCAATTGCATTACTTTAAATAGCAGGATTGGCTCATTTATGTTTCATAGCATTTAATATTTAACTAGAGGGGAAGTTAGCCGAAGATCGTATTGCCCCATTTATGTCAGGGTTGAAGGAAAACCATTGAAGATGGTGTGACAAATGACCAGTTAGAGCGAGAGCTTTGGATCCTTATGAGACTCTTCAGAGCTGTAATGAGAGGATTCTAGTATAACACTCAGCAATTCATTGCCTGTGTTCATGGTTCAGATAATCAGAGAACAACATACCAGGCTATTGTGGGTTAAAATGTTAACAAACAGTCTATTCATAGCCTTATTGCAGAGTTAGACATTTAGTCCTTCAAAGAACAGTTGGGTTATAGCAGGAAAGATCAGATTTTACCCACACAGTATATAACTGTTTATGTTTATGTGATTATTATTTCACACCAGCCCTAAAATTTCATTTTGTAGTTCTTTTGAAATCTGTTAAGATTCCCGACTCATAAATGACACTGCATTTGTGTTGTGATCTCAAACAGAGATAGTTCTTCTAACCAAACATGTTGTTGCTTTGTGTGTCCAGTCCTGGGCTGATCCAGCTTCATTTCACAGTTAGGACACTAGATGGCGCAGGATGACATGTTGTGATGAACATGTGGCGAATTAAGAGAGACCTTTATAGCCAACCTTAAgcatttttatatcaaaatttactttcattcttttgcattgcattatgtaCAATACAGAATAAGAGTGTTCCGTGTCAGTGTTTTGTTTGATGCATATGAATGAGCAAAGACCTCTTTGTGAGAATGCATCCCATTGATTCAAAGTGCACTGTTACATTAGCATTATTGGTTGAGAATTCTAAATGAAGTCAGACAGGTATCGTCAGGTGcagtatttacagtatgtggGTTTTACAGTGAAAAGAGGTGTAAACTGATCCAAAGGGAGGCACGACAGCCTGACCTTGTGGGGTTGAACTACGACCCCTGAAGCAGTCAATTACAACACTTCCTAATGGCCTGTCCACACTAATGTTATTTTATAGCTATTTAATTATGCTCAGGTTTCCTGTGAAGCCACTTCCCCTTAAATAATTCAAGCAGGGTGACAGTAATTTGTCAGTTGAAAAAGATTAATTGGGGTTTCAAGTGGGCTTCTTTTCATGAAGCATTGTTGTTTTCAAAGCTGGGGTGCAACAGTATTTGCAAGAAATTGTTGCATAAATATCAGTTAAACAAGACTGTAAGTCTTCTTAAGTATCAAAAATAGTACCTCTCTGTCTATCTTAGATTTCTCTTttctataataatttatatatttactttccatttttattgctatctatctatctatctatctatctatctatctatctatcta
This DNA window, taken from Carassius auratus strain Wakin chromosome 14, ASM336829v1, whole genome shotgun sequence, encodes the following:
- the LOC113113710 gene encoding zinc finger protein Pegasus isoform X2: MLVDGFERTYDGKLKCRYCNYATRGTARLIEHIRIHTGEKPHRCHLCPFASAYERHLEAHMRSHTGEKPYKCELCSFRCSDRSNLSHHRRRRHKLLPMKGARSALSHRKMLSVLQKRGNSLGYGRRLLINLSPPSMVLQKPSSEQHHLGDFSHDLPPHAHLHQEAYNGLGKDAQVSGVIGSGSREEQDMALDNPLNQLSTLAGQLASLPPEAQGAPVSPGAESLPDEKPTFLIQQPVMAPAAVSVSTAQASSPITPEPRPAAHSGCSPGVGPCSERTSTPSGTNSQPGTPTQVQDPQMLHHCPHCHIYFPDNILYTIHMGCHGYENPFQCNICGHRCRNSYDFACHFARGQHK
- the LOC113113710 gene encoding zinc finger protein Pegasus isoform X1, translating into MGEEKPEPLDFVKDFQEYLSQQTQHVNMISGSVIGAKDSDDLQGELGQNGLEHPAVDISLEDSSGMLVDGFERTYDGKLKCRYCNYATRGTARLIEHIRIHTGEKPHRCHLCPFASAYERHLEAHMRSHTGEKPYKCELCSFRCSDRSNLSHHRRRRHKLLPMKGARSALSHRKMLSVLQKRGNSLGYGRRLLINLSPPSMVLQKPSSEQHHLGDFSHDLPPHAHLHQEAYNGLGKDAQVSGVIGSGSREEQDMALDNPLNQLSTLAGQLASLPPEAQGAPVSPGAESLPDEKPTFLIQQPVMAPAAVSVSTAQASSPITPEPRPAAHSGCSPGVGPCSERTSTPSGTNSQPGTPTQVQDPQMLHHCPHCHIYFPDNILYTIHMGCHGYENPFQCNICGHRCRNSYDFACHFARGQHK